Below is a window of Rhodamnia argentea isolate NSW1041297 chromosome 11, ASM2092103v1, whole genome shotgun sequence DNA.
caaaaagtaagaaaaaaaaattaattttttaaaaaattaataaaaattgtccacgttagtgccggcggtgccacgtaagacaaccAGCGTCCACGTCAATGGTTTCTAGtcaataggactgaatcggcaaaagatgaaaaggtttagaactgaatgggcaaacttaaaagatttaggactgaattgacaaacgTGTGAAAAGTGTAGGACTTTATTGACGATTTTCGACAATTTTCCCCCATTTTCTCTGCAGAACTCATCAAGACTCACTTGAGCATAACTCTAAGCCGTTGTCGGTTCGCAGCCTCTTGATGTTCTTGCatgtttgattatttttttttcaaatcaagaATTTAAATTGCTTAAACAGACAAAAACCCCATTATTTTACTTCAGAAAGTAAACACAAACCTTCCAGCCTAAGTCATTCATCAAGATTATCACATACCTGATACCTCCTTTTAAGACAAAAGTTAATTCATGCGATTGAATTGTCTCTTCACATTGGATTTATTCTGATTCCGCAGCTTCGTGATTGCGAAGTGCCAGCTCCTCCATCGCAAATTTCACAGTTAACTAGTGATGACTTTGATTAGAAATTGAACCAGCTTTACATATGGAAAGTTAAACAAATTCACGGAGTCAAGGTCTTTGTCAAGCACGCGCTTCAAAAGTCAACAAGTCAAGATCTTCTGTCAGCTATCGGTCGTTGGACCGACAAACCTGGTCCGTCTCGACTCGCAAGAGTAATCGTgctcttttgttgttttctcgATCGGATCTGTAGCCATTGTAAAGGAAACGCTAGGCAATTTTTGTCTTTCATCGACTAGAAAGCCTTCAACTAAATAGAAATGATCCTGAATAATAAGTAGAGATTATCCTTATGTAGCCAAACATTCTTGACGATAACAACATATTATCAATGTTCATGATGTTCCGATCTtgttaaaaagacaaaaattgaatGATAATTCGATAACCACATTAGCACTTATCATGCATTCCGATCTTACTAAAAAGGCATAAACAAAAAAGACTAAGAAATGCTTCTCACTCCTTATTGCTACTTAGGTGAATTTTAACCTAACTAGTTCAAAAAAGGTTTTACATGACTTAAAACTACACGAACCATATGTGTCATGTCCTCAATCACGTTCACCGGATATGCAGCATCATTTTATCAATCGATTCTTCACTTGTTGGAATTTATTTGCTAGTATTGAGACAAGTACTTCATGATCCTTGCTCTTCTTGTAGGCTTGACGAAGTTTCCGCAGATCCACCTTCCCACCATGCTCCTCGATTCATTTCTTGGAGCTGCGCAAGCGAGATTGTATGGAAAGGCTTGGCCACCTCTAGTTTTGGAGCTAGAAAAGCTTGCGAAACTTGTTTCATTGTGGGCCGTGACTTTGGATCACTACTTAAGCAAGCAAGTGCCAAAGAAACTACCGGAACGATACTTCTTGCGATGGAATTCTCTCTTGGGACTGGCAAGCGCGGGTCTAACATTTGATGCAACATAATATCTTCTTTGAAAAGCGTCGACAACGGTAAGATGATCTCACCCGAATGCTCGCCCATTATGATTTCTATTGCTACCATTCCAAAGCTGTATACGTCACATTTCTCATTGATGACCTAAGTGTAAGCAAGCTctgagaaaaagaacaaaaagtttGTAAATTAGATGAGGCTCGAAACTAAGTTCTCAGTGTTAGCTAGTACTATATAGaatgaaaattttgtaaaatgatgAAGCATCAAAGCTGTTGCTTACCACATGGGGGGTAAAGTATTCAATCTAGCTATGTGCCTCTAGTGATAACATTCTAGAGTTGCTCACCTAGTGCTATATATCCACGAGTGCTTGCAATATCTGCGGTGAGGTTAGATGAGAAATTAGGTTCTAGGAGTCTTGCCGTGCCGAAGTCTGATAGGAAAGCTTGCATTCTGTTGTTGAGCAAAATGTTGTTGCTAGATATGTCTCGATGAACAATTGGCTGAGCGCAATCATAATGCAAGTAAGATAAGGCGTGTGCGATACCCCAGACAATATTTAGTCTTTTATACCAGTCAAGTTCCATTGCATCGACGTCATTTCTCAAAGCACAAAATAGACTCCCCCTTTCCATGTACTCATAAACCAAGAACATGCATCGTTTGTGTAAACAGAAACCATGGAGCTTGATTATGCTTCTATGACGCACTTCTGTCAAGTATTTCACTTCATTTCGGAAGCTCTGGTCAAAAGATGGGTCCTCTACTTCAAGACGGTGAAGTTTCTTCAATGCCACAATTTTCCCATTGGGCAATTGAGCTCTATAGACACTACCGTAACCGCCACTACCAATGCAGTATTTGATGTCGAAGTCTTCAGTTGCATTGATTATGTCTTCATATGCAATCCTCCCGTCATAATTCCATATCGACAAGAagtctccattttttttctactgTCTATGATTGCATGCTCTTCGTTCTATGTTGAAATATGAAGCAAGACCCAAGAACTATCATCGGTATAGCCATCGATGGTATCAATACAGTCATAAGCATAGACCTAGACATTCTTCTGGGaccatcaatttttttcaaaccgTCATTGCCGTAGACTGCTATGTAACGAACATAGAGCAGATTATTTGGGATATTTCCTGTGAGATGATTGTACAACAAGTCGAGGTAACTTAGATTTAAAAGCTTTTCAAAATTGGGAACTGAACCGTGAAGAGAATTGTTCCGGAGATTGAGATAGTTTAACATGACCAAACTTTCAAGTGCATGAGGGATTTTTCCAGAGAAGTTGTTGAAGCTCAAATCTAGATCGGTGAGACTCTTGAAGTACCGTATTTCCAATGGAATGGCACAGTCGATTTCATTTCCATCTAAATGTAGAA
It encodes the following:
- the LOC125312959 gene encoding MDIS1-interacting receptor like kinase 2-like gives rise to the protein KKNGDFLSIWNYDGRIAYEDIINATEDFDIKYCIGSGGYGSVYRAQLPNGKIVALKKLHRLEVEDPSFDQSFRNEVKYLTEVRHRSIIKLHGFCLHKRCMFLVYEYMERGSLFCALRNDVDAMELDWYKRLNIVWGIAHALSYLHYDCAQPIVHRDISSNNILLNNRMQAFLSDFGTARLLEPNFSSNLTADIASTRGYIALGEQL